Proteins from one Faecalibacterium sp. I3-3-33 genomic window:
- the scpB gene encoding SMC-Scp complex subunit ScpB: MNQKQTLAAVEAMLFACGDPIGADKLAQAVQLPQSSVDAALETLHTRYQREDSGLCLLHLNTRWQLATKTQWADCVRRVLDSRRAVPLGPAAMETLTVIAYNQPVSRAFIEQVRGVDSSSSVSGLLEKGLIEEAGRLDLPGRPVSFRTTDTFLRVFGLSSLADLPPVHSDAPTDDPTESEG; the protein is encoded by the coding sequence ATGAACCAGAAACAAACCCTTGCCGCCGTAGAGGCCATGCTTTTTGCCTGCGGCGACCCCATAGGTGCCGATAAGCTGGCACAGGCGGTGCAGCTGCCCCAGTCCAGCGTGGATGCCGCACTGGAGACCCTGCACACCCGCTATCAGCGGGAGGACAGCGGTCTGTGTCTGCTGCATCTGAATACCCGGTGGCAACTTGCCACCAAGACCCAGTGGGCCGACTGCGTGCGCCGCGTGCTGGACAGCCGCCGCGCCGTACCGCTTGGCCCTGCGGCCATGGAGACCCTGACCGTCATCGCCTATAATCAGCCGGTGTCCCGCGCTTTTATTGAGCAGGTGCGCGGCGTGGACTCCTCGTCCAGCGTGTCCGGTCTGCTGGAAAAGGGGCTCATCGAGGAAGCCGGACGTCTGGATCTGCCGGGTCGCCCGGTCAGCTTCCGCACCACTGATACCTTTTTGCGTGTGTTCGGTCTGTCCAGTCTGGCAGACCTGCCGCCGGTGCATAGTGACGCACCGACAGATGATCCGACCGAAAGTGAGGGTTGA
- a CDS encoding segregation and condensation protein A, which yields MAEELTFHLEDFDGPLELLLALVAKHKMDLHNIPILQLIDQYTRTVEQADPDPETASAFIEMAAHLVEMKSFLLLPRSEEGERMKQELTGQLIEYDQCRRMAKLLRAKGEAAPVFVRRPMEMEWDNTYALHHAPQILADYWQALAGRTKTRRVPTQQQFEPLVTAPMVSVTSRVVYILRRMLGGTVAKMEQLFSRSQSRSTNVATFLALLELVRGGRIALDDRGELTMRRTRPERNKENP from the coding sequence GTGGCAGAGGAATTGACCTTCCATCTGGAGGATTTTGACGGCCCGCTGGAATTATTGCTGGCGCTGGTGGCAAAACATAAGATGGACCTGCACAACATCCCCATTCTGCAGCTCATCGACCAGTACACCCGCACCGTGGAGCAGGCCGACCCTGACCCCGAGACTGCCAGTGCTTTCATTGAGATGGCGGCGCATCTGGTGGAGATGAAAAGCTTTCTGCTGCTGCCCCGCAGCGAAGAGGGCGAGCGCATGAAGCAGGAGCTCACCGGCCAGCTCATCGAGTACGACCAGTGCCGCCGCATGGCAAAGTTGCTGCGCGCAAAAGGGGAGGCTGCCCCGGTGTTCGTGCGCCGCCCCATGGAGATGGAGTGGGACAACACCTACGCGCTGCACCACGCCCCGCAGATTTTGGCGGACTACTGGCAGGCGCTGGCAGGCCGCACCAAGACCCGCCGCGTGCCCACCCAGCAGCAGTTTGAGCCGCTGGTCACCGCGCCCATGGTATCGGTCACCAGCCGGGTGGTGTACATCCTGCGCCGGATGCTGGGCGGCACCGTGGCAAAGATGGAGCAGTTGTTTTCCCGCAGCCAGAGCCGCAGCACCAACGTAGCTACCTTTCTGGCGCTGCTGGAACTGGTGCGCGGCGGACGCATCGCGCTGGATGACCGGGGAGAACTGACCATGCGCCGCACCCGCCCGGAACGCAATAAGGAGAACCCATGA
- the ytfJ gene encoding GerW family sporulation protein, with protein MAEHPIQGLMNVTMEKIHQMVDANTIIGKPITTEDGITILPVSKVSFGFASGGTDFNGKNAANKDLFGGGSGAGVNIQPVAFLVIKDGCVRTIQLSDSSNSIDRALTMLPELVEKLTALVKKDDKAPAEEPKAE; from the coding sequence ATGGCAGAGCATCCTATTCAGGGCCTGATGAACGTTACGATGGAGAAAATTCACCAGATGGTGGACGCCAACACCATCATCGGCAAGCCCATCACCACCGAGGATGGCATCACCATCCTGCCGGTGTCCAAGGTGAGCTTCGGTTTCGCCTCCGGCGGTACCGATTTTAACGGCAAGAACGCTGCCAACAAAGATCTGTTTGGCGGCGGCTCCGGTGCCGGTGTCAACATCCAGCCGGTGGCATTTCTGGTCATCAAGGATGGCTGCGTGCGCACCATCCAGCTGTCGGATAGCTCCAACAGCATCGACCGTGCCCTGACCATGCTGCCCGAGCTGGTGGAAAAGCTCACCGCTCTGGTCAAAAAGGACGATAAGGCACCCGCAGAGGAGCCCAAGGCAGAGTAA
- a CDS encoding esterase family protein: protein MIQGTYYKEWSTVLGREMEFKVYGHAGVPVLALPARSGRFYDWENNGMPDAIAQLLNEGKVQLFCADAVDGEGLLNGDLPQRRRAELQEKYFVYLSAELAPRILALNNAKKGTRIWTAGVDLGAYHAVHCRLRRPTLFAGTVGMGGIYDLTRFWGTDSDDMVLRCSPLAYLQENGIANKLALTKAEENNLILCAGQGAYEGDALDDTQALADLLKDQGMPAHLEIWGGDVSHDWYWWGKMWSLFAPRILEVK, encoded by the coding sequence ATGATCCAGGGTACCTATTACAAAGAGTGGAGCACGGTTCTTGGCCGTGAGATGGAGTTTAAGGTGTACGGTCATGCCGGTGTGCCGGTGCTGGCACTGCCCGCCCGCAGCGGCCGTTTTTACGACTGGGAGAACAACGGCATGCCCGACGCCATTGCCCAGCTGCTGAACGAGGGCAAGGTGCAGCTGTTCTGCGCGGATGCCGTAGACGGCGAGGGCCTTTTGAACGGTGATCTGCCCCAGCGCCGCCGCGCCGAGCTGCAGGAGAAGTATTTCGTCTACCTGAGCGCTGAGCTGGCTCCCCGTATTCTGGCCCTGAACAACGCCAAAAAAGGCACCCGGATCTGGACTGCCGGTGTGGATCTGGGCGCTTACCACGCCGTCCACTGCCGTCTGCGCCGCCCCACCCTGTTTGCGGGTACTGTGGGTATGGGCGGCATCTACGACCTGACCCGCTTCTGGGGCACCGACAGCGACGACATGGTGCTGCGCTGCTCTCCCCTTGCTTACCTGCAAGAGAACGGCATTGCCAACAAGCTGGCACTGACCAAGGCAGAAGAGAACAATCTGATCCTCTGCGCCGGTCAGGGTGCCTACGAGGGCGATGCACTGGATGACACACAGGCATTGGCTGATCTGCTGAAGGATCAGGGCATGCCCGCACATCTGGAGATCTGGGGCGGCGACGTTTCCCACGACTGGTACTGGTGGGGCAAGATGTGGAGTCTGTTTGCACCGCGCATTCTGGAAGTAAAGTAA
- the rpmB gene encoding 50S ribosomal protein L28, translated as MAKCECCGKGVTFGIKVSHSHRRSNRTWKPNVRRVKAVVEGSPKYVYACSRCLRAGKVTRAV; from the coding sequence ATGGCTAAGTGTGAATGCTGCGGCAAGGGTGTTACCTTTGGTATCAAGGTCTCTCACTCTCATCGCCGTTCCAACCGTACCTGGAAGCCGAATGTCCGTCGTGTCAAGGCGGTCGTGGAGGGCTCTCCCAAGTATGTCTACGCATGCTCCCGTTGCCTGCGCGCTGGCAAAGTTACCCGCGCTGTCTAA
- a CDS encoding pseudouridine synthase gives MAEERIQKIMAEQGLCSRRAAEQIIAEGRVKVNGHPVKVGDKMDPNRDVLHVDDERIYIQKNQQLYYLALYKPRGYVTTASDELGRKTVMDLVSDIPARLYPVGRLDKDSEGLLLMTNDGAFAQAVTHPSGGISKLYRVTVQPRADEATILKLSSGVVLDDGTKTMPCAINVVTDEPGRTVMEMTLKEGKNREIRRMCESVGLEVVRLKRNAEGVVKLGMLKPGTYRELTKAEVNGLRAATVKGRAQTRSAAQQTKAAERRPRGPVGKNAPRKQK, from the coding sequence ATGGCAGAAGAACGTATTCAGAAGATCATGGCCGAGCAGGGTCTGTGCTCCCGCCGCGCCGCCGAGCAGATCATTGCCGAGGGTCGCGTCAAGGTGAACGGCCACCCGGTCAAGGTGGGCGACAAGATGGATCCCAACCGTGACGTGCTCCATGTGGATGACGAGCGTATCTACATCCAGAAAAACCAGCAGCTGTACTATCTGGCGCTGTACAAGCCCCGTGGCTATGTGACCACCGCCAGCGACGAACTTGGCCGCAAGACCGTGATGGACTTGGTCAGCGACATCCCCGCCCGCCTGTACCCGGTAGGGCGTCTGGATAAGGACAGCGAGGGTCTGCTGCTGATGACCAACGATGGTGCCTTTGCGCAGGCTGTCACCCATCCCTCCGGCGGCATCTCCAAGCTGTACCGCGTTACCGTGCAGCCCCGCGCCGACGAGGCTACCATCCTCAAGCTGAGCAGCGGCGTTGTTCTGGACGACGGCACCAAGACCATGCCCTGCGCCATCAATGTGGTCACCGATGAGCCCGGCCGCACCGTGATGGAGATGACTCTGAAAGAGGGAAAGAACCGCGAGATTCGCCGGATGTGCGAGAGCGTGGGTCTTGAGGTGGTGCGCCTGAAGCGCAACGCAGAAGGCGTGGTAAAGCTGGGTATGCTCAAGCCCGGCACCTACCGCGAACTGACCAAGGCCGAGGTGAACGGTCTGCGCGCCGCAACGGTCAAGGGTCGTGCACAGACCCGCTCTGCTGCCCAGCAGACCAAGGCTGCCGAGCGCCGTCCCCGCGGCCCTGTGGGCAAAAATGCCCCCCGGAAGCAGAAGTAA
- a CDS encoding DUF4250 domain-containing protein — MSLPVDPIMLLSVVNLKLRDQYKDLDALCEDLEADKAGLCAKLHAVGYDYDPQRNQFV, encoded by the coding sequence ATGTCTTTGCCTGTTGATCCCATCATGCTGCTGAGCGTGGTGAACCTGAAACTGCGGGATCAGTATAAGGATCTCGATGCGCTGTGCGAGGATCTGGAGGCCGATAAGGCCGGTCTGTGCGCAAAGCTGCACGCTGTGGGCTACGATTATGACCCGCAGCGCAACCAGTTTGTCTGA
- a CDS encoding site-2 protease family protein — protein MTAQATYYIIRALVALVAIPFHEAGHALAAWLLGDATAKREGRLSLNPFAHFDLLGTLCMVFAGVGWAKPVSTNPRNFKNPKWGMALTALAGPVANLVLAYLGMVAWKVMYYWAPVNNATIYIAMFLRYLVLMNVSLAVFNLIPVPPLDGSRILLVVLPQHIYFGLMRYEKYIMIVMLAAVWGGFLDVPLYYLNNVVWSLLGAGTGYIDKIAYAVYASSLGAVI, from the coding sequence ATGACCGCACAGGCAACCTATTATATCATCCGCGCACTGGTGGCGCTGGTGGCCATCCCGTTCCACGAGGCCGGCCATGCACTGGCAGCATGGCTGCTGGGCGATGCCACCGCCAAACGCGAGGGGCGTCTTTCGCTGAATCCCTTTGCCCACTTTGACCTGCTGGGCACGCTGTGCATGGTGTTTGCAGGCGTGGGCTGGGCAAAGCCTGTGTCCACCAACCCCCGCAACTTCAAAAACCCCAAGTGGGGCATGGCGCTCACTGCACTGGCAGGCCCTGTGGCAAACCTTGTGCTGGCTTACCTTGGCATGGTGGCGTGGAAGGTAATGTACTACTGGGCACCGGTCAATAATGCCACCATTTACATTGCCATGTTTTTGCGGTATCTGGTGCTGATGAACGTGAGCCTTGCGGTGTTCAACCTGATCCCCGTGCCGCCGCTGGACGGCAGCCGCATTCTGCTGGTGGTGCTGCCGCAGCACATCTACTTTGGCCTGATGCGGTACGAAAAATATATCATGATCGTTATGCTGGCAGCGGTTTGGGGCGGCTTTCTGGATGTGCCGCTATACTACCTGAACAACGTGGTGTGGTCGCTTTTGGGCGCGGGCACCGGGTATATCGATAAGATCGCCTACGCCGTTTATGCCAGCAGTCTTGGGGCGGTGATCTGA
- a CDS encoding DUF2953 domain-containing protein, protein MGMVLSAVGACLLFILKVVGILLLIILVLAALLLLCPFCADICWQNDTLTVKAGALGITFPVFQYPKPEPPAQSEEPKGFTGRLKAKFRAWRAERKRKKAEKKAAQPAKPKAEKPPRQKAKITLDAVCTMLRGVGTLLRAVFGAIRFTKISVCLGVRGEDPAEAARNYGKLQAWLYPTLGVLDHFFFLEFDQLRVLPDFGSAQPTVQDRVSFRVSAQALFIVIAAVRVLYEFWRKKVLDIFI, encoded by the coding sequence ATGGGCATGGTTCTTTCCGCAGTGGGCGCTTGTCTGCTGTTCATCCTCAAGGTGGTGGGCATCCTGCTGCTGATCATTCTGGTGCTGGCGGCGCTGTTGCTGCTGTGCCCTTTCTGCGCGGATATCTGCTGGCAAAACGATACCCTTACCGTAAAAGCCGGGGCGCTGGGCATCACTTTTCCGGTGTTCCAATACCCCAAGCCTGAACCTCCCGCCCAGTCGGAGGAACCCAAGGGCTTTACCGGTAGGCTGAAAGCAAAATTCCGCGCATGGCGTGCGGAGCGCAAGCGCAAAAAAGCTGAAAAAAAGGCTGCGCAGCCTGCAAAGCCCAAAGCAGAAAAGCCACCCCGCCAAAAGGCAAAGATCACGCTGGATGCGGTCTGCACCATGCTGCGGGGCGTGGGTACGCTGCTGCGAGCAGTGTTTGGCGCCATCCGCTTTACAAAGATCTCGGTCTGCCTTGGTGTGCGCGGTGAAGACCCCGCCGAAGCTGCCCGCAATTACGGCAAGCTGCAGGCATGGCTGTACCCGACCCTTGGCGTACTGGATCATTTCTTCTTTCTGGAATTTGACCAGCTGCGCGTTCTGCCGGACTTCGGCAGTGCTCAGCCTACTGTGCAGGACAGGGTATCCTTCCGGGTCAGTGCGCAGGCGCTGTTCATCGTCATTGCCGCTGTGCGGGTGCTATACGAGTTCTGGCGTAAAAAAGTATTGGACATCTTTATATAA
- a CDS encoding sodium-dependent transporter has product MERETLKSRLGFILLSAGCAIGIGNVWKFPYIAGQGGGGAFVLFYLIFLVILGLPIMTMEFAVGRASRKSPVRAYQALEKPGQKWHIHGYFTLIGCYLLMMFYTTVAGWMLHYFYMTAAGKLAGLNAEQVAGKFTEMLASPATMTFWMVFVVVVGILVCAKGLQSGLERVTKGMMIALLLIMVVLAVNSLFMPGAKEGLSFFLVPDFTRMQEVGVVNTLVSAMNQAFFTLSLGIGAMSIFGSYIGKEHSLLGESVRIVVLDTFVAITAGLIIFPACFTYHVDQTSGPSLIFITLPNIFANMSMGRLWGSLFFLFMAFAAMSTVLAVFENIICCGMELTGCSRKKSSLVNLVLIILLSMPCVLGYNLWTWDGFAVFGGAVLDVEDFLVSNLFLPLGSLVYLLFCVTRYGWGWQNYKKEVNTGKGLKVQDWMRGYLTYVLPLIVVFIFAFGLYDKFLA; this is encoded by the coding sequence ATGGAACGAGAAACTCTGAAATCCCGTCTGGGCTTTATTCTGCTTTCCGCAGGCTGCGCCATCGGCATCGGCAATGTGTGGAAGTTCCCGTATATTGCCGGGCAGGGCGGCGGCGGTGCCTTTGTACTGTTCTACCTGATCTTTCTGGTCATTCTGGGTCTGCCCATCATGACCATGGAATTTGCCGTGGGACGTGCCTCCCGCAAAAGCCCGGTGCGGGCGTATCAGGCACTGGAAAAGCCGGGGCAGAAGTGGCACATCCACGGCTACTTCACCCTCATCGGCTGCTACCTGCTGATGATGTTCTACACCACCGTGGCGGGCTGGATGCTGCACTATTTCTACATGACTGCCGCCGGTAAACTGGCGGGGCTCAACGCCGAGCAGGTGGCCGGTAAGTTTACCGAAATGCTGGCAAGCCCCGCCACCATGACCTTCTGGATGGTGTTCGTGGTCGTGGTAGGCATTCTGGTGTGTGCCAAGGGTCTGCAGAGCGGTCTGGAGCGCGTGACCAAGGGCATGATGATCGCTCTGCTTCTCATTATGGTGGTGCTGGCTGTCAACAGCCTGTTCATGCCCGGGGCAAAGGAGGGCCTTTCCTTCTTCCTTGTGCCGGACTTTACCCGGATGCAGGAGGTGGGTGTGGTCAACACGCTGGTCTCTGCTATGAATCAGGCCTTCTTCACCCTGAGCCTTGGCATCGGCGCCATGTCCATCTTCGGCAGCTATATCGGCAAGGAGCACTCCCTGCTGGGCGAATCTGTCCGCATTGTGGTGCTGGATACCTTTGTAGCCATCACCGCCGGTTTGATCATCTTCCCGGCCTGCTTTACCTACCATGTAGACCAGACCAGCGGCCCCAGCCTGATCTTTATCACCCTGCCCAACATCTTTGCCAATATGTCCATGGGCCGGTTGTGGGGCAGCCTGTTCTTCCTGTTCATGGCCTTTGCGGCCATGTCCACGGTGCTGGCAGTGTTCGAGAACATCATCTGCTGCGGCATGGAGCTGACCGGCTGCAGCCGCAAAAAGTCCAGTCTGGTGAACCTTGTGCTCATCATCCTTCTGTCCATGCCCTGCGTGCTGGGCTATAACCTGTGGACATGGGATGGCTTTGCGGTGTTCGGCGGCGCTGTGCTGGATGTAGAGGATTTTCTGGTCAGCAACCTCTTCCTGCCGCTGGGCAGCTTGGTGTATCTGCTGTTCTGCGTTACCCGTTACGGCTGGGGCTGGCAGAACTACAAAAAAGAGGTCAACACCGGCAAGGGGCTCAAGGTGCAGGACTGGATGCGCGGCTACCTGACCTATGTGCTGCCGCTCATCGTGGTGTTCATCTTTGCATTTGGTCTCTACGACAAATTCCTTGCATAA
- a CDS encoding LytR/AlgR family response regulator transcription factor codes for MHILVCDDDAAFAARMDEYISEWFRAREIQVQSTVCTSGEQLLATPELERYQLAFLDVDLKTTDGIALGRRLRQLAPDIVLVYISAYLEFAPKGYTVNAYRYLLKRDIAAQLPSCLEDIFSGMTDPRKTLEVHHNRTTSEIPLDQIYYLESDLRQINVYGDIPHQPICTFYGKIADLPAMLYENGFLQVGRSDVVNLQYVRSIRNYKVELRSGVELNASRQDFPAIRSAWLEWKGQFGDE; via the coding sequence ATGCACATTCTGGTCTGTGACGACGATGCAGCCTTCGCTGCGCGGATGGACGAGTATATCTCGGAATGGTTCCGCGCCCGGGAAATTCAGGTGCAGAGCACTGTCTGCACCAGCGGCGAGCAGCTGCTAGCTACTCCGGAACTGGAACGCTACCAGCTGGCGTTTCTGGATGTGGACCTGAAAACCACCGATGGCATCGCGCTGGGGCGCAGGCTGCGGCAGCTTGCCCCGGATATCGTGCTGGTGTACATTTCGGCTTATCTGGAATTTGCCCCAAAGGGCTACACGGTCAACGCTTACCGCTACCTACTCAAGCGGGATATTGCCGCCCAGCTGCCCAGCTGTCTGGAGGATATCTTTTCCGGCATGACCGACCCCCGAAAAACGCTGGAGGTGCACCACAACCGTACCACCAGTGAGATCCCGCTGGATCAGATCTATTATCTGGAAAGCGATCTGCGGCAGATCAACGTCTACGGCGATATCCCGCACCAGCCCATCTGCACCTTTTACGGCAAGATCGCTGATCTGCCTGCCATGCTGTACGAAAACGGTTTTTTGCAGGTAGGGCGCAGTGATGTAGTCAATCTGCAGTATGTGCGCTCCATCCGCAATTACAAGGTGGAACTGCGCAGTGGGGTAGAGTTGAACGCAAGCCGACAGGATTTTCCGGCTATCCGCAGCGCATGGCTGGAATGGAAGGGGCAGTTCGGCGATGAATGA